A window of the Hypomesus transpacificus isolate Combined female chromosome 10, fHypTra1, whole genome shotgun sequence genome harbors these coding sequences:
- the LOC124472894 gene encoding activin receptor type-2B-like: MSFSWLTCSLLLGTLCAGYSLGEAETRECVYYNDNWRTERTNQSGFERCEGEKDKRLHCYSSWLNSSGTIKLVKKGCWLDDFNCYDRQECVSMEENPQVFFCCCEGNYCNERFTHLPDIIGSGSRVKILPPRVPSLLNVLVYSLLPLCVLSLALVLALWMYRHRKPPYGHVDLGEDPGQTPPSPLVGLKPLQLLEIKARGRFGCVWKAQLMSEHVAVKIFPIQDKQSWQNERDIFLTPGMRHENLLRYIAAEKHGANLETELWLIMEFHERGSLTDHLKGSTVTWSEMCHISETMSHGLAYLHEDNLIYKGDGPKPTIAHRDFKSKNVMLRDDLTAVIGDFGLAVRFEPGKPPGDTHGQVGTRRYMAPEVLEGAINFQRDSFLRIDMYAMGLVLWELVSRCSDIDSTLGEYMLPFEEEIGQHPSLEDLQDVVVHKKMRPAFKDYWLKHPGLSQMCETIEECWDHDAEARLSAGCVEERIAQISRTTNSTTSDCPLSIVTSVTNEDLPPKESST; the protein is encoded by the exons gaTACAGCCTAGGAGAAGCAGAgaccagagagtgtgtgtactaCAATGAtaactggaggacagagaggaccaACCAGAGTGGGTTTGAGAGGTGTGAGGGGGAGAAGGACAAGCGCCTGCACTGCTACTCCTCCTGGCTCAACTCCTCAGGAACCATCAAACTGGTGAAGAAGGGCTGCTGGCTGGATGACTTCAACTGCTATGACAG GCAGGAGTGCGTGTCCATGGAGGAGAATCCTCAGGTGTTCTTTTGCTGCTGCGAGGGAAACTACTGCAACGAGAGGTTCACCCACCTCCCCGACATCATCGGCAGCGGCAGCCGAG tgAAAATCCTCCCACCCAGAgtgccctctctcctcaacGTGCTGGTGTACTCTCTGCTGCCCCTGTGTGTGCTGTCCCTGGCCCTTGTGCTGGCCCTGTGGATGTACCGCCACCGCAAACCTCCTTATGGCCACGTGGACCTCGGCGAG GACCCTGGTcaaaccccaccctcccctttgGTTGGTTTGAAACCCCTGCAATTGCTTGAGATCAAAGCCAGGGGGCGCTTTGGCTGTGTTTGGAAGGCCCAGTTGATGAGTGAACATGTCGCTGTAAAGATCTTCCCTATTCAG gACAAGCAGTCGTGGCAGAACGAGCGGGACATCTTTCTGACCCCCGGAATGAGGCACGAGAACCTGCTGCGCTACATTGCCGCGGAGAAACACGGCGCCAACCTGGAGACGGAGCTGTGGCTCATCATGGAGTTCCACGAAAGG GGCTCGTTGACGGACCATCTGAAAGGCAGCACCGTGACATGGAGTGAGATGTGTCACATATCAGAGACCATGTCCCACGGGCTGGCCTACCTCCACGAGGACAACTTGATCTACAAAGGAGACGGGCCTAAACCCACCATTGCACACAG GGACTTCAAGAGTAAGAATGTTATGCTTCGAGATGATCTGACTGCAGTTATCGGAGACTTTGGGCTGGCTGTCCGGTTTGAACCTGGGAAGCCACCTGGGGATACGCACGGCCAG GTGGGCACGAGGCGATACATGGCCCCTGAGGTGCTCGAGGGAGCCATCAACTTCCAGCGGGACTCCTTCCTGAGGATCGACATGTACGCCATGGGCCTGGTGCTGTGGGAGCTGGTCTCGCGCTGCTCCGACATAGACA GTACTTTGGGGGAGTACATGCTGCCTTTTGAGGAGGAAATAGGACAGCACCCCTCCCTGGAGGACCTGCAGGACGTGGTTGTGCACAAGAAGATGCGTCCAGCCTTCAAGGACTACTGGCTTAAACATCCT ggtcTGAGTCAGATGTGCGAGACCATAGAGGAATGCTGGGACCATGATGCAGAGGCCCGACTGTCAGCTGGCTGTGTCGAGGAGCGCATCGCACAGATCTCCAGGACAACAAACAGTACTACCTCGGATTGTCCTCTCTCCATAGTGACTTCAGTCACCAATGAAGACCTACCTCCCAAAGAATCCAGTACCTGA